One genomic window of Miscanthus floridulus cultivar M001 unplaced genomic scaffold, ASM1932011v1 fs_857_2_3, whole genome shotgun sequence includes the following:
- the LOC136533333 gene encoding uncharacterized protein, with amino-acid sequence MGRGPLDHLPDIGEMVPGASASSPVLLGGAILGSAIARPGAEADMPEARALGKRAVSSVGSTAAAEQVVAGATQPPPQRTEGVPGFVEDRPALVDTEVMLLPPRPPLQMRVAVPKWLQPRSGRKRPAEVLALAPLKALKVNPGSTAHWVAEAQTAIQCGAVSGRANPKEPANQAGAAEATPTQTGAGVPPPLEGKARESDGAEVPSVAEASEVEAPGVTEAEAMEAGAPETAEAAAVGVVVSMTTEATMAEAEAPETTKADVTASRDDPEGEPLFALEDAAEGGRWDTFEQYRELAERSLRMALSVVANDLPGVAQVAPLAARVKELEEELTRVADDRDAFRSRAEEATASGKVLVGQLGAEQSAHQLTKGALDEALMVVEASWTEAVVWRGKAEELEAEVTWAAEASVAVQAVLETKIREHEALKGAACTTYEALEVKGV; translated from the exons atggggcggggtcccctggaccatctccctgacatcggggagatggtgcccggggcatcGGCTAGCAGCCCAGTGCTCCTAGGAGGAGCCATCCTAGGGTCGGCAATCGCccgccccggggccgaggccgatatgcccgaggcgcgggcgctgggcaagcgtgccgtcagctcggtgggctcgacggcagcaGCGGAGCAGGTGGTGGCGGGTGCGACGCAACCGCCCccacagaggaccgagggggtgcCGGGGTTCGTCGAGGACCGGCCGGCGCTGGTGGATACAGAGGTCATGCTTCTGCCACCACGACCGCCTTTGCAGATGAGGGTTGCAGTGCCAAAGTGGTTGCAGCCTCGCTCGGG CCGGAAGCGACCTGCGGAGGTGCTTGCCTTGGCGCCCctcaaggcgctcaaggtgaaccccggctccaccgcccactgggtggcggaggcacagacCGCCATTCAATGCGGCGCGGTGTCGGGGAGGGccaacccgaaggagccggccaaccaagcaggggctgccgaggcgaccccgacacagacgggggCGGGGGTGCCTCCGCCCCTCGAGGGCAAGGCTCGTGAATCGGATGGGGCCGAGGTGCCGTCAGTTGCCGAGGCCTCCGAGGTCGAGGCCCCCGGGGTCACTGAGGCCGAGGCAATGGAGGCTGGGGCGCCTGAGACCGCCGAGGCCGCAGCGGTGGGGGTCGTAGTCTCcatgaccaccgaggccacgatggcggaggccgaagcccccgagaccaccaAGGCTGACGTGACGGCG agccgggacgaccctgagggggagcctctgttcgccctcgaggacgcggccgagggcgggcgctgggacaccttcgagcaataccgtgagctggcggagcggtcgctacggatggcgctgtccgtggtggccaacgatCTACCCGGAGTTGCCCAG GTCGCCCCTTTAGCGGCGCGggttaaggagttggaggaggagctgacccgcgtcgccgatgatcgggatgccttcaggtctcgagctgaagaagcgacggcctcaggCAAGGTCCTTGTTGGTCAGCTGGGGGCAGaacagagtgcgcaccagctgacgaaaggtgccttggatgaggcccttatggTGGTTGAGGCCTCctggaccgaggctgtggtctggaggggaaaggccgagg AGTTGGAGGCGGAGGTCAcctgggcggccgaggcttccgtcgcggtgcaggcggtgctcgagaccaagatcagagagcacgaggcgctgaaaggTGCCGCCTGTACTACCTATGAGGCCCTGGAGGTCAAGGGGgtttag